In the genome of Flaviflexus ciconiae, one region contains:
- a CDS encoding ABC transporter substrate-binding protein — protein MRTSAKFVGLGAAALLVLTACNPSADESDDDATTDNGATSEVTTDISDKPEQTLHVWDQEVRGGQDEQMRLLNEAFMEKYDNITIERNSQSFEDLQTTLRLALSGADAPDVVQANNARSMMGQFVASDQIVCLDDYSEAYGWEDRFGDILAYSSYSDDAATFGEGCVYGLPQVGETVGIYYSQSKLDELGLEYPESWEELEEQLPQIVEAGEVPLVLGNIDKWPAIHVFGAIQGQYEDAENIRTLGFGNPGGEWDTDGNREAAAQMQDWANEGYFNSGVNGEDYDQVWQDFANGEGVYLIAGSWLAADLSVAMGDDVRFALPPSEGPTTTGGTGLPFAVTSAAEDNDVAAAYIDFITSDEAMQILAETGNVPVLNASQFTDSADQVVADVMTAFDELVSDGNIVPYLDWATPTMDQVMGDALQNLLAGRSTPEEFVTTIGDAYNEAQN, from the coding sequence ATGAGAACGAGTGCCAAGTTTGTTGGACTGGGAGCGGCAGCGCTCCTCGTCCTCACGGCATGTAACCCGTCGGCCGATGAGAGCGACGACGATGCTACGACCGACAACGGCGCAACGTCGGAGGTCACGACCGATATTTCTGATAAGCCGGAGCAAACGCTCCATGTCTGGGACCAGGAAGTCCGTGGCGGCCAGGATGAGCAGATGAGGCTCCTCAACGAGGCCTTCATGGAAAAGTACGACAACATTACGATTGAACGTAACTCGCAGTCCTTCGAGGACCTGCAAACCACGCTCCGTCTCGCCCTGTCCGGTGCGGACGCTCCGGATGTTGTCCAGGCCAACAACGCACGCTCGATGATGGGCCAGTTCGTTGCCTCGGACCAGATCGTCTGCCTTGACGACTACTCTGAGGCCTACGGCTGGGAGGATCGCTTCGGTGACATTCTCGCCTACTCGTCGTATTCCGATGATGCCGCGACCTTCGGTGAGGGCTGTGTCTACGGCCTGCCTCAGGTCGGTGAGACCGTCGGTATCTACTACTCCCAGTCGAAGCTCGATGAGCTCGGCCTGGAATACCCGGAGTCCTGGGAGGAACTCGAAGAGCAGCTACCTCAGATCGTTGAGGCCGGCGAGGTTCCCCTCGTCCTCGGCAACATCGACAAGTGGCCCGCTATCCACGTCTTCGGTGCCATCCAGGGCCAGTACGAAGATGCTGAGAACATCCGTACCCTCGGCTTCGGTAACCCCGGCGGCGAATGGGACACGGACGGCAACCGCGAGGCGGCTGCACAGATGCAGGACTGGGCCAACGAAGGTTACTTCAACTCCGGCGTCAACGGTGAAGACTACGACCAGGTCTGGCAGGACTTCGCCAACGGTGAGGGCGTCTACCTCATCGCGGGCTCCTGGCTGGCAGCTGACCTGAGCGTTGCCATGGGCGACGACGTTCGCTTCGCACTCCCGCCGAGTGAAGGCCCCACCACCACCGGTGGTACCGGCCTGCCCTTCGCGGTGACCTCCGCCGCTGAAGACAACGACGTGGCCGCTGCCTACATTGACTTCATCACCTCCGATGAGGCCATGCAGATCCTCGCCGAGACCGGCAACGTTCCCGTCCTCAACGCATCCCAGTTCACCGACAGCGCCGACCAGGTTGTCGCCGATGTCATGACCGCCTTCGACGAGCTCGTCTCCGACGGCAACATCGTTCCGTACCTCGACTGGGCTACGCCGACGATGGACCAGGTCATGGGCGATGCTCTTCAGAACCTCCTCGCGGGACGAAGCACCCCCGAAGAGTTCGTCACGACCATTGGTGACGCCTACAACGAGGCGCAGAACTAA
- a CDS encoding carbohydrate ABC transporter permease, translated as MVAAPGVPGTVTHGGAGPRRKARSKKRTRTVTTIALMALPVLVYGTFIIYPVIRVIGLSFWHWDGLGTAEWAGVENYTAIWQDDRLRDAFLHGLVLIFFFAILPIIIGLPLASLLVRSKVRGLGFFRTVVFLPQVIAMVVLAVAWRDIYDKDGPLNTALGWFGLGLDVSFLGSYTWALPAVGFIGTWVSTGLVTVLLMSGMARVSESYYEAATLDGVGAFGKFRYITLPAVRAEILVSITLTTINALKTFDLVYMTTSGGPGTSTTVPAYEVYYQAFRVGSVGTASALAVVLMVIIFAINIVVNVLGEREGK; from the coding sequence ATGGTTGCAGCACCAGGGGTACCCGGCACCGTCACTCATGGCGGTGCCGGTCCCCGGCGCAAAGCCCGGTCGAAGAAGCGGACACGTACCGTCACCACGATCGCGCTGATGGCCCTCCCGGTCCTCGTCTACGGCACGTTCATCATCTACCCCGTTATCCGGGTTATTGGACTGTCGTTCTGGCACTGGGATGGGCTTGGGACAGCCGAATGGGCGGGCGTGGAGAACTACACCGCCATCTGGCAAGACGATCGCCTCCGCGACGCCTTCCTCCACGGCCTTGTCCTCATCTTCTTCTTCGCGATCTTGCCCATCATTATCGGGCTTCCTCTCGCATCGCTCCTTGTTCGGTCAAAGGTGCGAGGACTCGGGTTCTTCCGAACCGTCGTGTTCCTCCCGCAGGTCATCGCCATGGTTGTCCTCGCGGTCGCCTGGAGAGATATCTATGACAAGGACGGGCCGCTCAATACGGCCCTCGGATGGTTCGGGCTGGGGCTCGACGTGTCGTTCCTCGGAAGCTACACGTGGGCTCTCCCCGCGGTCGGTTTCATTGGTACATGGGTATCGACAGGACTCGTTACGGTTCTTCTCATGTCCGGTATGGCGCGAGTCTCCGAGTCCTACTACGAGGCGGCCACCCTCGACGGTGTTGGCGCGTTTGGCAAGTTCCGCTACATCACGCTACCTGCCGTGCGCGCAGAGATCCTCGTTTCCATCACGCTGACAACGATCAACGCCCTCAAGACCTTCGACCTTGTCTACATGACAACGTCCGGTGGTCCCGGCACGTCAACGACAGTGCCAGCCTACGAGGTGTACTACCAGGCGTTCCGGGTCGGCAGCGTCGGGACCGCATCCGCGCTCGCGGTTGTCCTTATGGTTATCATCTTCGCGATCAACATCGTGGTGAACGTTCTTGGTGAGAGGGAAGGGAAGTAA
- a CDS encoding carbohydrate ABC transporter permease, with protein MSRNERLISLVILCLFAISSLYPIISVFIRSLDSTVATDHSWGHFDNYATAWDQGNFSHYMKNSVMIAVFVVLTALILSVMTGYVLGVVRPKGGNIIFFIFLAGMMVPSEALVIPLFFDLNSLGLTDTIWAVALPQTAQSLAFGTFWMRAYFRNVNPSVIDAARMDGASEWQVLWKVLIPMGRPAIITQVMITFMWTWNDFLIPLVMSPNGDFRTAPMSLAFFSTAHTSSAVLMAAAAVLVAAPMIILYIFLQKYFIAGMTEGAVKE; from the coding sequence ATGTCTCGTAACGAGCGCCTTATCTCTCTCGTCATCCTGTGCCTGTTCGCTATTTCATCGCTGTACCCGATCATTTCGGTCTTCATCAGGTCACTTGATTCGACGGTTGCTACCGATCATTCGTGGGGCCACTTCGATAACTACGCGACCGCCTGGGACCAAGGAAACTTCTCCCACTATATGAAGAACTCGGTCATGATCGCGGTCTTCGTCGTCTTGACAGCGCTGATCCTGTCCGTCATGACCGGCTACGTCCTCGGTGTCGTCCGACCCAAGGGCGGGAACATCATCTTCTTCATCTTCCTCGCCGGAATGATGGTGCCCTCCGAAGCTCTCGTTATCCCGCTGTTCTTCGACCTGAATTCGCTCGGGTTAACGGACACAATCTGGGCTGTAGCCCTACCGCAGACAGCCCAATCCTTGGCCTTCGGAACGTTCTGGATGAGAGCGTACTTCCGCAACGTCAACCCTTCCGTTATCGACGCCGCCCGGATGGACGGCGCGAGCGAATGGCAGGTGCTGTGGAAGGTGCTGATCCCGATGGGTAGGCCCGCGATCATCACTCAGGTCATGATCACGTTCATGTGGACGTGGAACGACTTCCTTATCCCGCTCGTCATGTCGCCCAACGGTGACTTCCGAACGGCCCCGATGAGCCTCGCGTTCTTCTCCACAGCCCACACCTCGTCGGCTGTTCTCATGGCAGCGGCCGCAGTGCTCGTCGCCGCACCGATGATCATCCTCTACATTTTCCTGCAGAAGTACTTCATCGCAGGTATGACAGAGGGCGCGGTCAAGGAGTAG
- a CDS encoding sugar-binding protein — protein sequence MKRRIGLALVAIAGLMVPTLAAADDGATAEETLVIEEGSRSTDVSPVKLDVLGVWSHPDDDAGIIAPCGVWGDLEGIDCGIMLTTRGEGGSNSVGPEAGPDLGLRRENEDRASHVRAGTVDMYYLDKVDFYYNTSAPLTEEAWGGEDVLRRAVRVIRETQPEILVSWTGSVTAGHGNHQYAGRLTYDAAAAASDPTMFPEQLSGPDAVDTWQVKKVVQQTWGGAAGSGVVTDAPNCMANFEPDNPNGYSNYGTWTGYESEYEWVEGNTAGVEPGTKKTWAQVGREDGQLHATQARTMVKGLVDPSCVNYMVGESWVPIPELGTDAAGEDIAVHYGSSVQQEGSLPLGTIYYPSAPDYFVAPGEPTTVELTVAAGDVATPAGTASADVPEGWTVDSDAQIPALNPGEETTVEFEVTAASDATPGAVKIPVRFAADGVTAYNETHVEVTAPIDGRFARWGNFLEFEEWADDSGVRVDGDSPAINQIGAGESVTLDVDVANRTSDDATGTVEFDIPEGFVVSEDSVDFSVAAGETIVVSTTLTSTDPADQGGRIDELSITTTSGTSVATESMQLYVVPSVSIPELESAPTVDGTGDEYDTTIDISRRWEGGDCESDTDCGADSVTKLGWHDDAIYMWIDVVDDTASAAATPDRCFGHWLVDSVEVQLDPLGNSVDTSSTFKLGIFPFTDDPDNFGGNGVDGPCWTRDADNHQGFSSGPLAETIEGGLNAEGVEVAVNVERDGNSYVGGRYQIEVKIPFDALPAATGPTSAAPTGDASTNDIDPTYMGFNVSPYDTDNQDFVGDTRLAWSPFGSQQSEPYRWGHAYLDGYEPPAGSTGEVDDPIIPQTALQSAESPQSVWQSATTGNTMAGLQPNSTVEATPALSGDTVSVDVTGATDGTLRAYVWQGDPTYIPVWTSSCEYSEYGNDACSPEDGKARPWAPDMNGRLLAEAEAAASAGTISLDLADVTVDTEQEAYLLVSYQGASDVEAWSFPISAADVEEPQAPEAGNLFFIANSWDTNIADQVVVFGREGDEVLVGDWDGDGVDTLGVRRGKEFFLDNAIKSGNADISFKYGKETDEVFVGDWDGDGTDTVAVRRGVTFYVNNSFEGGNADSTFKYGRDGDEAYVGDFDGDGEDTFVVRRGDEFFVANALVGGNADISFHYGKASDEVFVGNFDGEDGDTIALRRGTIFYVKNTLVGGVADTTISYGRVDDRAYVGDFDGDGIDTPVVNRYVNP from the coding sequence ATGAAACGGAGAATAGGACTGGCGCTCGTTGCGATCGCCGGCCTGATGGTCCCGACGCTCGCAGCAGCGGACGACGGGGCCACTGCCGAAGAAACGTTAGTGATCGAGGAGGGGTCGCGTTCAACGGACGTGTCGCCCGTCAAACTCGATGTGCTGGGAGTGTGGTCGCACCCGGATGACGATGCTGGCATTATCGCCCCCTGTGGAGTCTGGGGCGATCTGGAAGGCATCGATTGCGGCATTATGCTCACCACCCGCGGTGAGGGTGGCTCGAACTCGGTCGGCCCGGAGGCAGGACCCGATCTCGGCCTGCGCCGCGAGAACGAAGACCGTGCATCGCACGTGCGTGCTGGCACGGTTGATATGTACTACCTGGACAAGGTCGATTTCTACTACAACACCTCCGCTCCGCTCACCGAAGAGGCCTGGGGCGGCGAGGACGTTCTCCGCAGGGCAGTTCGCGTCATTCGCGAAACCCAGCCGGAGATCCTTGTAAGTTGGACCGGATCTGTCACGGCAGGTCACGGTAACCACCAGTACGCTGGCCGGCTCACCTACGACGCTGCCGCAGCAGCATCCGATCCGACGATGTTCCCGGAGCAGCTGAGCGGCCCCGACGCTGTTGATACCTGGCAGGTCAAGAAGGTTGTCCAGCAGACATGGGGAGGCGCCGCAGGTTCCGGTGTCGTAACGGATGCCCCGAACTGTATGGCAAACTTCGAACCCGACAATCCGAACGGCTACTCGAACTACGGAACCTGGACGGGTTACGAGTCCGAGTACGAATGGGTCGAAGGCAATACCGCCGGTGTTGAGCCCGGCACCAAGAAGACCTGGGCGCAGGTTGGTCGCGAAGACGGCCAGCTCCACGCGACCCAGGCCCGCACGATGGTCAAGGGCCTTGTGGACCCCAGCTGTGTGAACTACATGGTTGGTGAATCGTGGGTTCCGATCCCCGAGCTGGGAACGGACGCAGCGGGTGAGGATATTGCCGTGCACTACGGTAGCTCGGTCCAGCAGGAAGGCAGCCTTCCGCTGGGCACCATCTACTACCCGTCGGCACCCGACTACTTCGTTGCTCCCGGTGAGCCCACGACAGTCGAGCTGACCGTCGCCGCTGGCGATGTCGCAACCCCGGCAGGCACCGCATCCGCGGACGTGCCCGAGGGCTGGACCGTTGATTCTGACGCTCAGATTCCCGCGCTCAACCCCGGTGAGGAAACCACGGTTGAGTTCGAAGTAACTGCCGCTTCAGACGCCACCCCCGGCGCCGTGAAGATCCCGGTCCGTTTCGCGGCCGATGGTGTAACTGCCTACAACGAAACCCACGTCGAGGTCACCGCACCGATTGATGGCCGGTTTGCTCGCTGGGGCAACTTCCTTGAGTTCGAGGAGTGGGCTGACGATTCCGGCGTTCGCGTCGACGGTGATTCACCCGCGATCAACCAGATTGGTGCGGGCGAATCCGTCACGCTTGACGTTGACGTTGCCAACCGCACCTCGGACGATGCGACCGGAACCGTCGAATTCGACATCCCCGAAGGCTTCGTTGTCTCTGAGGACAGCGTTGACTTCTCGGTTGCTGCCGGTGAAACCATCGTTGTTTCGACAACGCTGACCAGCACGGATCCCGCCGATCAGGGCGGACGTATTGACGAACTGTCGATCACGACCACCTCGGGCACCTCCGTTGCGACGGAGTCCATGCAACTCTACGTTGTTCCGAGCGTCTCGATTCCGGAGCTTGAATCTGCACCGACCGTTGACGGAACCGGCGACGAGTACGATACGACCATCGACATCTCCCGCAGGTGGGAGGGTGGCGACTGCGAGTCCGACACCGACTGTGGTGCCGATTCGGTCACGAAGCTCGGCTGGCACGACGATGCCATCTACATGTGGATCGATGTCGTTGACGACACCGCATCCGCTGCTGCGACCCCGGACCGTTGCTTCGGTCACTGGCTCGTTGACTCCGTAGAGGTTCAGCTTGATCCCCTCGGTAACTCGGTTGACACCTCGTCGACCTTCAAGCTCGGCATCTTCCCGTTCACGGATGATCCTGACAACTTCGGTGGCAACGGTGTAGATGGTCCCTGCTGGACCAGGGATGCTGACAACCACCAGGGCTTCTCGTCCGGTCCGCTGGCGGAGACTATCGAAGGTGGCCTGAACGCCGAAGGTGTTGAGGTTGCAGTCAACGTGGAGCGTGACGGCAATTCCTACGTGGGTGGCCGCTACCAGATTGAGGTGAAAATCCCGTTCGATGCCCTCCCGGCAGCAACCGGACCGACCTCGGCCGCACCTACCGGCGATGCTTCGACGAACGACATTGATCCCACCTACATGGGCTTCAACGTTTCCCCGTACGACACGGACAACCAGGACTTCGTTGGCGACACCAGGCTTGCCTGGTCGCCCTTCGGGTCCCAGCAGTCCGAGCCCTACCGCTGGGGCCACGCCTACCTCGACGGCTACGAACCGCCCGCAGGCAGCACCGGCGAGGTCGATGATCCAATCATCCCGCAAACCGCACTGCAGAGTGCAGAGTCCCCGCAGTCCGTGTGGCAGTCCGCTACGACCGGCAACACCATGGCAGGTCTCCAGCCGAACTCCACCGTTGAGGCAACTCCTGCTCTCTCCGGTGACACCGTGAGCGTCGACGTCACGGGAGCAACCGACGGAACGCTCCGCGCATACGTGTGGCAGGGCGACCCGACCTACATCCCCGTATGGACGAGCTCCTGTGAGTACTCCGAATACGGAAACGACGCGTGCTCGCCCGAAGACGGCAAGGCACGCCCATGGGCTCCGGACATGAACGGACGCCTCCTCGCCGAGGCTGAGGCCGCCGCCTCGGCAGGCACGATTAGCCTTGACTTGGCCGATGTCACGGTTGACACCGAGCAGGAAGCGTACCTGCTCGTCTCCTACCAGGGAGCATCCGACGTTGAGGCATGGTCCTTCCCGATCTCCGCTGCAGATGTGGAAGAACCGCAGGCCCCCGAGGCCGGCAACCTCTTCTTCATTGCCAACAGCTGGGACACGAATATCGCCGATCAGGTCGTGGTCTTCGGTCGCGAAGGCGACGAGGTCCTCGTCGGTGACTGGGACGGCGACGGCGTTGACACCCTCGGTGTACGCCGAGGCAAGGAATTCTTCCTCGACAACGCCATCAAGTCGGGTAATGCCGATATCTCCTTCAAGTACGGTAAGGAAACCGATGAGGTCTTCGTTGGTGACTGGGACGGAGACGGAACGGACACCGTTGCGGTACGCCGCGGAGTGACCTTCTACGTCAACAACTCCTTCGAAGGTGGCAATGCCGATTCCACGTTCAAGTATGGACGTGACGGCGATGAAGCCTACGTGGGTGACTTCGACGGAGACGGCGAAGACACGTTCGTGGTGCGCCGCGGTGACGAATTCTTCGTCGCCAACGCCCTCGTTGGCGGCAACGCCGACATTTCCTTCCACTACGGCAAGGCAAGCGACGAGGTCTTCGTTGGTAACTTCGACGGAGAAGATGGCGACACGATCGCGCTCCGCCGAGGAACGATCTTCTACGTGAAGAACACCCTCGTTGGCGGAGTAGCAGATACAACCATCTCCTACGGTCGAGTTGACGATCGCGCCTACGTTGGTGACTTCGACGGCGACGGTATCGACACCCCGGTGGTGAACCGCTACGTCAACCCGTAG
- a CDS encoding HAD family hydrolase yields the protein MAILSDKDGTIVDTEPGWRPASIKVVEEAGGVWLPNEDPQRILGVSSKDHATALAQAVTRGTGEKADPQMLFDYVGNAIEARMRKGLVLMPGAGELLSAFETAGLPQALVTASPKSLVQALVDGLGDHPLSTYVSGDDEIPGQPDPAPYLLGAERLGVDINDCPVFEDSDTGLAAARAAGATVHSVTERPLAELLVHLSE from the coding sequence GTGGCAATCCTGTCGGATAAGGATGGGACGATCGTCGACACGGAGCCCGGATGGCGCCCCGCTTCCATCAAAGTGGTCGAAGAAGCCGGCGGAGTCTGGCTACCGAATGAAGATCCGCAACGCATCCTCGGCGTCTCCTCCAAAGACCATGCGACGGCACTCGCGCAGGCAGTGACGCGCGGAACGGGGGAGAAGGCCGATCCCCAGATGCTGTTCGATTACGTTGGTAATGCTATTGAAGCCCGCATGCGTAAGGGCCTGGTTCTTATGCCTGGAGCCGGGGAGCTCCTGTCGGCTTTTGAAACCGCCGGGCTGCCCCAGGCCCTCGTGACAGCATCCCCCAAGAGTCTCGTTCAGGCACTTGTTGACGGGCTTGGGGACCATCCGCTCAGCACCTATGTTTCCGGAGATGATGAAATCCCGGGGCAGCCCGACCCTGCTCCCTACCTGCTCGGCGCGGAAAGGCTCGGAGTAGATATCAACGACTGTCCAGTCTTCGAGGACTCGGATACTGGGTTGGCCGCGGCACGTGCCGCAGGAGCCACGGTCCACTCGGTGACGGAAAGGCCCCTGGCGGAGCTACTCGTCCACCTGTCGGAGTAG
- a CDS encoding SulP family inorganic anion transporter has protein sequence MKGIRADLRKHLLSLLPRPQDFTVMKHHWKGDIPAGITVGVVALPLALAFGVSSGVGAAAGLVTAIIAGLVATIFGGSNLQVSGPTGAMVVIIAPLVVTHGAAAVPLLSVLAGVIVILGGVLGMGRAISLIPWPVIEGFTLGIATIIALQQVPNALGIEAPGGANTLLATVEAFKIASWPEAAGPVFMTVATVLVIALIAKVLPKWPAQLIAVAVATIAVYAFSIHVPVIGALPEGLPAPTIPEATPELIGQLMPGAIAVAILAGIESLLSARVAAGMVKGETYHPDRELVGQGLASVASGMFGGMPATGAMARTAVNIKASGRTRLSVIIHALFLLAVVYLASGLVSQIPLAALAGVLLVTAFNMVSFATARVILASTKSDALVFCLTAVTTVVLDLIWAIGVGVAVTGVLVLRHFAKQSGVYREDNPDRHRRIAILRIDGAMFFGVSDRIESEIPTLDSVDVVIIRLSRVGVMDATGAKALADIVTKLREAGNVVYIKGLDPSLLDLANEVGVIDELGGPHHMFSTLDEALERAHTIVAMKDRQRQTGHIV, from the coding sequence ATGAAAGGGATTCGAGCCGACCTGCGCAAACATCTTCTGTCCCTGCTTCCTCGCCCTCAAGACTTCACCGTGATGAAGCATCACTGGAAGGGCGACATTCCTGCCGGAATCACAGTCGGCGTTGTTGCCCTCCCGCTGGCGCTCGCCTTCGGAGTGTCTTCCGGTGTTGGTGCTGCCGCAGGTCTAGTTACCGCTATCATCGCTGGCTTAGTTGCCACGATCTTTGGTGGTTCGAACCTTCAGGTCTCCGGGCCGACGGGCGCGATGGTGGTCATCATTGCTCCTCTCGTGGTCACCCACGGCGCGGCAGCGGTTCCACTCCTCTCGGTCCTCGCGGGAGTCATAGTAATCCTCGGGGGAGTGCTCGGTATGGGACGAGCAATCTCCTTGATCCCCTGGCCCGTAATCGAGGGCTTCACGCTCGGGATCGCCACGATCATTGCGCTACAGCAGGTCCCCAACGCCCTCGGCATTGAGGCGCCGGGTGGGGCCAATACGCTGCTGGCGACTGTTGAGGCGTTCAAGATCGCGTCGTGGCCGGAAGCTGCGGGGCCGGTTTTCATGACGGTTGCAACCGTGCTCGTCATCGCCCTTATTGCTAAGGTCTTGCCAAAATGGCCGGCGCAGCTCATTGCCGTTGCCGTTGCGACGATTGCGGTTTATGCGTTCTCGATCCACGTGCCCGTGATTGGGGCGCTACCCGAGGGTCTTCCAGCACCGACGATTCCGGAGGCCACTCCGGAGCTCATTGGGCAGCTCATGCCGGGGGCTATTGCGGTAGCAATCCTTGCCGGGATTGAATCCCTTCTGTCCGCTCGCGTTGCCGCCGGCATGGTGAAGGGCGAGACGTACCATCCGGACCGCGAACTCGTCGGCCAGGGGCTGGCCTCCGTAGCCTCGGGAATGTTTGGTGGCATGCCGGCCACGGGTGCCATGGCGCGCACCGCGGTCAACATTAAAGCGAGTGGCAGGACCAGGCTGTCGGTCATCATCCACGCCCTGTTCTTGCTCGCGGTTGTTTACCTTGCTTCCGGCCTGGTCTCCCAGATTCCGCTGGCGGCTCTCGCCGGGGTCCTGCTTGTTACCGCGTTCAACATGGTTTCCTTCGCGACAGCACGCGTTATCCTTGCGTCCACGAAGTCCGATGCTCTGGTCTTCTGCCTGACCGCGGTCACCACGGTTGTTCTGGACCTCATCTGGGCCATCGGTGTGGGCGTTGCCGTGACCGGCGTTCTCGTGCTGCGGCACTTCGCCAAGCAGTCCGGTGTCTACCGCGAAGATAATCCGGACAGGCACCGCCGGATTGCCATTCTTCGAATTGATGGCGCAATGTTTTTTGGCGTATCCGATCGGATCGAATCGGAGATCCCCACCCTCGACTCCGTTGATGTTGTTATCATCCGGCTGTCACGGGTGGGCGTCATGGATGCGACGGGAGCGAAGGCGCTGGCGGATATCGTGACGAAACTACGCGAAGCCGGCAACGTCGTCTACATCAAGGGGCTGGATCCGTCCCTGCTGGACCTTGCCAACGAGGTCGGCGTCATTGATGAACTTGGGGGACCGCACCACATGTTCAGCACCTTGGATGAGGCCCTCGAAAGGGCTCACACGATCGTCGCCATGAAGGACAGGCAACGCCAAACCGGCCACATCGTCTAA